The following proteins are encoded in a genomic region of Gimesia sp.:
- a CDS encoding sialidase family protein — protein sequence MPLNRRDFLHTSLCSLAAASAAGTASLQAAESKPLIGSISKETLFRNRDGAGVTWFHPRGCMVPGAEGKATFLLNLQEIGGSDYFGQVHWTESTDRGKTWKEPAPIAALGRDPVKEHPGLKAGVCDVTPQYHPQTGTVLALGHVVFYRGPRFARGDQLARYPVYVTRDKDGQWSERKILQWDDPRGAEIYTNNCGQRLVMPDGDILMSFTFGAGKQPRMVAGVRCAFDGTTLKIREVGPPLENKVGRGLLEPSIARFDNQYFMTIRAEDGHGYVAVSPDGLNYQRKTAWAFDDGTPIGMSTTQQHWLTHSDGLFLVYTRKDETNKNIIRWRSPLWVAQVDPEKLCLIRDTERVALPLVGDGVDDPNNVALMGNFDVTNISPDESCVTVGEWMPRNKAKGDLLLGRIEWNLPNRSVPDFVKT from the coding sequence ATGCCTCTCAATCGTCGTGATTTCCTCCACACCTCCCTCTGTTCCCTGGCTGCGGCCTCTGCTGCGGGGACGGCTTCGTTGCAGGCTGCGGAATCGAAGCCGTTGATCGGCTCCATTTCGAAAGAAACGCTCTTCCGCAATCGTGATGGGGCCGGCGTCACCTGGTTTCATCCGCGGGGATGTATGGTTCCCGGGGCCGAGGGAAAAGCGACGTTTCTGTTGAACCTGCAGGAGATTGGCGGCTCGGATTACTTCGGGCAGGTGCACTGGACCGAATCGACGGATCGGGGCAAGACCTGGAAAGAGCCGGCACCCATTGCCGCACTCGGTCGGGATCCGGTCAAGGAACATCCCGGTCTCAAGGCGGGCGTCTGTGATGTGACGCCGCAGTATCATCCACAGACCGGAACCGTTCTTGCGTTGGGGCACGTCGTCTTCTATCGCGGTCCCCGCTTTGCCCGCGGCGATCAGCTGGCCCGCTACCCCGTCTACGTCACGCGAGACAAAGACGGCCAGTGGTCAGAACGTAAGATTCTGCAGTGGGACGATCCCCGCGGTGCCGAGATCTATACCAATAATTGTGGACAGCGACTCGTGATGCCAGACGGCGATATCCTGATGTCCTTCACCTTCGGCGCAGGTAAACAGCCCCGCATGGTGGCCGGTGTACGTTGTGCCTTTGACGGCACGACACTCAAGATTCGCGAAGTCGGTCCGCCCCTGGAGAACAAAGTTGGCCGGGGCCTGCTCGAACCGTCTATCGCCCGCTTTGATAACCAATACTTCATGACAATTCGTGCCGAAGATGGACACGGCTACGTCGCGGTCAGCCCGGATGGTTTGAATTATCAGCGAAAGACCGCCTGGGCGTTTGACGACGGCACGCCAATTGGAATGTCCACCACGCAGCAGCACTGGCTCACTCATTCCGACGGACTGTTCCTGGTCTACACTCGTAAAGATGAGACAAACAAAAACATCATCCGCTGGCGATCTCCCCTCTGGGTGGCTCAGGTCGATCCGGAAAAGCTCTGCCTGATCCGCGACACCGAACGGGTCGCCCTACCGCTCGTCGGGGATGGCGTGGACGATCCCAACAATGTTGCGCTGATGGGGAACTTCGATGTCACCAACATCAGCCCGGACGAATCGTGTGTGACCGTCGGTGAATGGATGCCGCGGAACAAGGCCAAAGGCGATCTGTTGCTGGGACGCATCGAATGGAATCTGCCCAACCGCAGCGTCCCGGATTTTGTAAAAACCTGA
- a CDS encoding alkene reductase produces the protein MSDYEVLFQPLTVGALTLPNRILMAPLTRARATDRVPNPLMVEYYTQRASAGLIISEATAISAQGYGWHGAPAMYTDEQEAGWREVTSAVHAADGRIFLQLWHMGRQSHPDYHNGQLPVAPSPIAVQGDAHTPTGKQPYVVPRELSLSEIDAIYEDYATATKRARSAGFDGVEIHGANGYLIDQFLRDSSNQRTDDFGGSIENRMRFLQGVIEAVVEAWSADRTGLRLSPTMNDKGMGDSDPIALYSQVAEALNQYELAYVHTAEAIQPGRLYNPNVPRVTPVIREAYQGVLITNGGYDRVSATEAIAKGEADAIAFGQKFIANPDLPERLRTDASLNDPDPSTYYSTGPEGYVDYPSLAESSAS, from the coding sequence ATGAGCGATTACGAGGTTTTGTTTCAGCCACTTACTGTAGGCGCGTTGACTCTACCCAACCGGATTCTCATGGCACCGCTCACACGGGCCCGGGCCACAGACCGTGTTCCCAATCCGTTAATGGTTGAGTACTACACGCAACGGGCCTCTGCCGGTCTGATTATTTCTGAAGCGACCGCCATCAGTGCCCAGGGTTACGGCTGGCACGGTGCCCCTGCGATGTACACCGACGAACAGGAAGCAGGCTGGCGTGAAGTCACCAGTGCCGTGCATGCCGCCGATGGTCGGATCTTCCTGCAACTCTGGCACATGGGACGGCAGTCGCATCCCGATTATCACAACGGTCAGTTGCCAGTCGCCCCCAGCCCGATCGCAGTTCAGGGGGATGCCCACACACCAACGGGGAAGCAGCCCTATGTTGTGCCGCGCGAGCTGAGCTTATCGGAAATCGACGCCATCTATGAAGACTATGCTACCGCCACCAAACGGGCACGTTCTGCAGGCTTTGATGGTGTGGAGATTCATGGCGCAAACGGCTACCTGATCGATCAGTTCCTGCGTGATTCTTCGAACCAGCGGACCGACGACTTTGGGGGCTCCATCGAGAATCGCATGCGTTTTCTGCAAGGGGTGATTGAAGCGGTGGTCGAGGCCTGGTCGGCAGACCGGACCGGGTTACGGCTCAGTCCAACGATGAACGATAAAGGGATGGGGGACAGCGATCCGATCGCGTTGTACTCACAGGTGGCTGAGGCACTGAATCAATATGAGCTGGCCTACGTCCATACTGCCGAAGCGATTCAGCCGGGGCGGCTCTATAATCCGAATGTACCGCGTGTGACTCCCGTTATCCGCGAAGCTTACCAGGGAGTGTTGATCACCAACGGCGGATATGACAGAGTTTCTGCGACTGAGGCCATCGCAAAAGGGGAGGCGGATGCCATCGCTTTTGGCCAGAAGTTTATCGCCAATCCCGATCTGCCGGAGCGATTGCGGACCGACGCCAGCCTGAATGATCCCGATCCAAGCACCTACTACTCGACGGGTCCAGAGGGCTATGTCGACTATCCTTCACTGGCGGAAAGCAGCGCTTCCTGA
- a CDS encoding M56 family metallopeptidase: MDISELLQNTLLRLTLLLAVGWLLLYSLSAVNPRWSVLWTRFLSVVCLLFPLVCYVLPPLGLAILPPVEAERTKAVVESAPDMKHPAFASQSESVPKSLTEETQTTPFVPQETPPPEHSNPLPLEQEPEIAISSSTTPSGNLESNEVTSESPPIPSTNTVHQQPASDKSSLSRSTLITLIWLAGMMVLLSRLSWQVRRAVVLRKQSELVPDHILQQCQSLADRLRLESPPRVRYSTEIESPCTAGVFRPVIYLPRIWFETLSAEEQSAILMHELTHVAGRDVFWNLVIHLTQAVYWFHPLVWRLPHRHRLACEHLSDAQAADAISSLSEYRRLLAHWALRRQGAESRLAALAMADRSQMLRRLKWLERPADVDRLPLAWRYGFGMLAFLSAVVVATVHFSPQVLAQKPDAPQKAKQAETKEKTDKPQAEKKKPADRKVRKPGKPDINLKQTSPKIVTVVDEQDRPIAGAKVRVGWWEDNEGDMLGKITINPPVTNQKGEVTIQVPEGAARAQISAEAEGYAKAGTQYSLNGNPKLVLQPGRIIRVKAVDTQGQLLPDAYPVLENNRVIGREFKQDARRLGYFTSPVVKLDRRWMRVVASNEDGPVLFSHLIDVTNPERVEDDGTIVAILEPGIRLEGRLDDSVPRPIKYGCVELYISEGQDHKIDGSWTWQQSTSVKPDGTFVFDSLPTGGTAQLFALVDGYQSTRPTVESYKNYLELHNAGEASILDNAISRHDAFWPHLFPLTPGLYKTEVELPCTPTTSLNVKVVDPIGQPIEGAEVKFNPNGLFFGGKLFIPATEVWSMANQIIAPDKEARKQRLEWAQETFLRVKTDAQGIARVRNLPADDRESYKVTADGYQMPVYPTSSLDDPSRYALIDLAGGQTMRRTITMEKYVPSSPRKIMVVNRQAEPVSDIKITVSEIAFENAPDDWQLWASQRFGPLATGESDKDGNVQLRVPLEVNGEAVSRLRITILGRIEQKGQDAYVQRKRLIIPREADGRVVVLTVSDEKPKEKYAFYDVAVDYLQSSELLSNSPQVLIQKLQKQASLIVLKQLLSLNDFEAATPLKFTSKWNLVGTDSTRRSERVAITTLPTDQGERVVVLCEVRPRGASWDVKPKQRFPPKAAFIFNPEGTLIRMLGGWASSSGSYNNLMLSNLGGADDYFISTSAFEPHGPFEYIQRWYQLGQEDKPALTFYGYANATAWNAKPGPSKPLAEFGYLDLKFNGRDMEHLVCGVLPNGTLAPRMLIWDGVRDQFIAPVQESVDDKPLYKVDLQNSHQFKPLEVKPGELVVAGGRRDLKNWHAWNCVIPKGQTARVRLFSVDESGEKPVETEYFTRELPAGQHHLQLQLADDEKEQSESAANLWIDDSAKESLTVPRVPVADVPSVAGVPISRTGKTELDLFNRATTQKQQRLIWRMELQGKSAD, translated from the coding sequence ATGGATATATCTGAGCTACTGCAAAACACACTGCTCCGCCTGACTCTGTTACTGGCAGTCGGGTGGCTGCTTCTGTACTCGCTTTCCGCAGTCAATCCGCGCTGGTCCGTTTTGTGGACTCGCTTTCTGTCTGTTGTCTGCCTGCTGTTTCCGCTGGTCTGTTATGTATTACCACCTCTGGGGCTGGCGATTTTACCCCCCGTAGAAGCAGAGAGGACAAAAGCCGTTGTCGAGAGTGCTCCCGACATGAAGCATCCCGCTTTTGCTTCCCAGAGCGAATCCGTTCCGAAATCCCTGACAGAGGAAACACAAACGACTCCCTTCGTACCGCAAGAAACACCTCCGCCGGAGCACAGCAATCCGCTGCCCCTGGAACAGGAACCCGAGATCGCGATATCCTCGAGCACGACGCCCTCCGGTAATCTGGAATCAAACGAGGTGACTTCTGAATCTCCCCCGATCCCATCCACTAACACAGTTCACCAGCAACCAGCATCAGACAAGTCTTCCCTGTCAAGAAGCACTTTAATCACCCTGATCTGGTTAGCTGGCATGATGGTTCTCTTAAGCAGACTCAGCTGGCAGGTACGCCGGGCTGTCGTTCTGCGTAAACAATCTGAGCTGGTCCCCGATCACATCCTGCAACAGTGTCAGTCCCTGGCGGACCGACTCCGCTTGGAAAGTCCACCCCGTGTGCGGTATTCAACAGAGATTGAAAGCCCCTGTACTGCGGGAGTCTTTCGGCCGGTAATCTATCTCCCCCGCATATGGTTTGAAACACTGTCGGCAGAGGAACAGTCGGCCATCCTGATGCATGAACTCACGCATGTGGCCGGCCGCGATGTGTTCTGGAATCTGGTCATCCATCTGACACAAGCGGTCTACTGGTTTCATCCGCTGGTCTGGAGGCTGCCGCATCGGCATCGCCTGGCCTGTGAGCATTTATCAGATGCGCAAGCCGCTGATGCCATCAGCAGTCTCAGTGAATATCGGCGTCTGCTGGCACACTGGGCTCTGCGGAGACAGGGAGCGGAATCCCGTCTGGCTGCGCTGGCGATGGCGGACCGTTCACAAATGCTGCGGCGGCTCAAGTGGCTCGAACGTCCGGCTGACGTCGATCGACTTCCACTTGCCTGGCGGTATGGTTTTGGAATGCTCGCATTCCTTTCTGCGGTCGTCGTGGCGACGGTTCACTTCAGTCCGCAGGTGCTTGCGCAAAAACCGGATGCCCCTCAGAAAGCAAAGCAGGCAGAAACGAAAGAGAAAACAGATAAACCCCAGGCAGAGAAAAAGAAACCGGCTGACCGGAAGGTTCGAAAACCGGGGAAACCCGACATTAACCTGAAGCAGACATCGCCGAAAATCGTGACGGTTGTCGACGAACAGGATCGGCCCATTGCCGGCGCCAAGGTCCGTGTCGGCTGGTGGGAAGATAATGAAGGGGACATGCTGGGAAAAATTACAATCAATCCTCCCGTTACGAATCAGAAAGGCGAAGTCACAATTCAGGTTCCCGAGGGAGCCGCCCGGGCACAGATCTCCGCCGAGGCTGAAGGCTATGCTAAAGCGGGCACGCAATATTCACTCAACGGCAACCCGAAACTGGTTCTTCAGCCGGGACGCATCATTCGCGTCAAAGCGGTCGATACTCAAGGCCAACTGCTGCCCGATGCCTATCCCGTACTGGAAAACAATCGTGTGATCGGACGCGAGTTCAAACAGGACGCTCGGCGGCTCGGTTACTTTACTTCTCCGGTTGTCAAACTGGACCGCCGCTGGATGCGGGTTGTGGCCAGCAACGAAGACGGGCCGGTGCTGTTCAGTCACCTGATCGATGTCACTAATCCGGAACGCGTGGAAGACGATGGTACAATTGTGGCGATTCTCGAACCGGGTATCCGGCTGGAAGGACGTCTGGATGACTCGGTTCCCCGGCCGATTAAGTATGGGTGTGTGGAACTCTATATTAGTGAAGGGCAAGATCATAAGATCGACGGCAGCTGGACCTGGCAGCAGTCCACCTCTGTGAAACCAGATGGGACCTTCGTCTTTGATTCCCTGCCAACCGGCGGTACTGCTCAGCTGTTTGCGCTGGTCGACGGATATCAGTCGACTCGACCGACGGTTGAGTCTTATAAAAACTACCTGGAGCTGCACAACGCGGGAGAGGCATCGATCCTGGATAATGCCATCAGTCGGCACGATGCCTTCTGGCCGCACCTGTTTCCGCTCACGCCGGGACTGTATAAGACCGAGGTGGAACTTCCCTGCACGCCAACTACGTCCCTGAATGTCAAAGTGGTCGACCCCATCGGCCAGCCAATCGAAGGTGCCGAAGTCAAATTCAATCCCAACGGGCTGTTTTTTGGAGGGAAGCTGTTTATTCCTGCCACGGAAGTCTGGTCGATGGCAAACCAAATCATCGCTCCTGATAAGGAGGCACGCAAGCAGCGCTTAGAGTGGGCACAAGAGACCTTTCTGCGCGTCAAAACCGATGCCCAGGGAATTGCCCGGGTCCGGAATCTACCCGCCGACGATCGGGAATCGTACAAGGTTACTGCGGACGGATACCAGATGCCCGTCTATCCAACCTCTTCTCTCGACGATCCTTCGCGCTATGCGCTGATTGATCTGGCAGGTGGTCAGACAATGCGACGAACGATTACCATGGAGAAGTATGTTCCCAGTTCGCCTCGAAAAATAATGGTTGTCAATCGTCAGGCGGAGCCAGTATCCGACATCAAAATTACCGTCAGTGAGATTGCATTTGAAAATGCCCCCGACGACTGGCAACTCTGGGCTTCACAGCGGTTTGGACCGCTGGCGACAGGGGAATCGGACAAAGACGGGAACGTCCAGTTACGTGTTCCCCTGGAAGTGAACGGAGAAGCGGTTTCCCGACTGCGAATTACGATACTGGGACGCATCGAACAGAAAGGGCAGGACGCGTATGTGCAACGCAAGCGTCTGATTATTCCTCGCGAAGCCGACGGGCGGGTGGTGGTGCTGACTGTCTCAGATGAAAAACCAAAAGAGAAATACGCATTTTACGATGTTGCAGTCGACTACCTGCAGTCTTCAGAACTGTTGAGCAACTCCCCGCAAGTATTGATTCAAAAGTTGCAGAAACAAGCGTCTCTGATCGTGTTGAAGCAGTTACTCTCTTTGAACGACTTCGAAGCTGCCACACCGCTAAAATTTACGAGCAAGTGGAACCTGGTAGGAACTGACAGTACCAGAAGATCGGAACGGGTCGCCATTACGACGCTTCCCACTGACCAGGGTGAGCGTGTGGTTGTGCTCTGTGAAGTCCGTCCCCGTGGTGCCAGTTGGGACGTGAAACCGAAACAGCGATTTCCTCCCAAGGCAGCGTTTATTTTTAATCCGGAAGGTACGCTGATCCGAATGCTGGGTGGCTGGGCATCTTCCAGCGGCAGTTACAATAACCTGATGCTCTCTAACCTGGGTGGGGCCGACGATTATTTTATCTCGACCTCTGCGTTTGAACCGCACGGTCCCTTTGAATATATCCAGCGCTGGTACCAGCTCGGTCAGGAAGACAAACCGGCACTCACCTTTTATGGCTATGCGAATGCGACCGCCTGGAATGCCAAACCGGGCCCCTCAAAACCACTGGCCGAATTTGGTTATCTCGATTTGAAATTTAATGGCAGAGATATGGAACATCTTGTCTGCGGCGTGTTGCCCAATGGGACTCTGGCTCCCCGGATGCTGATCTGGGATGGTGTTCGCGATCAGTTCATCGCGCCAGTTCAGGAAAGTGTGGACGATAAACCTCTCTACAAGGTTGATCTCCAGAACTCGCATCAGTTCAAACCGCTTGAGGTGAAACCCGGCGAACTGGTTGTGGCCGGTGGTCGTCGCGACTTAAAAAACTGGCATGCCTGGAACTGCGTTATTCCGAAAGGTCAGACTGCCAGAGTGAGGTTGTTCTCTGTGGATGAATCCGGGGAGAAGCCGGTCGAGACAGAGTATTTCACCCGGGAACTTCCTGCCGGTCAGCATCATCTGCAACTGCAGTTAGCTGACGATGAGAAAGAGCAGAGCGAGTCAGCAGCAAATCTGTGGATTGATGATTCGGCGAAAGAGTCATTGACGGTTCCCCGTGTCCCTGTCGCCGACGTACCATCGGTCGCAGGTGTCCCCATCTCCCGCACAGGGAAAACAGAACTGGATCTGTTCAACCGCGCAACCACTCAGAAACAGCAACGCCTGATCTGGCGGATGGAACTGCAGGGAAAGTCCGCGGATTGA
- a CDS encoding BlaI/MecI/CopY family transcriptional regulator translates to MEQPNQNELEVLRLLWNKSPQKPGEIQESFGWEIDNGTLRSVLVSMVERGMLSRQREGRAYLYSPKLKRETHLRQMVRRLAEVFTGGSTGQLLMELAEKERLSPEELKQLKKIARGEK, encoded by the coding sequence ATGGAACAGCCCAATCAGAATGAGCTGGAGGTTCTGCGTCTGTTGTGGAACAAATCGCCGCAAAAGCCGGGTGAAATCCAGGAGTCCTTTGGCTGGGAGATCGATAACGGCACCTTGCGTAGCGTGCTGGTGAGTATGGTCGAGCGGGGCATGCTCTCGCGTCAGCGCGAAGGCAGGGCGTATCTGTATTCACCCAAGCTCAAGCGGGAAACACACCTGCGACAGATGGTGCGCCGGTTGGCGGAAGTCTTTACCGGCGGCTCAACCGGACAGCTGCTGATGGAGCTGGCTGAGAAGGAGCGTCTGAGTCCCGAAGAACTCAAACAGCTCAAGAAAATTGCCCGCGGCGAAAAGTAA
- a CDS encoding glycerophosphodiester phosphodiesterase family protein, whose protein sequence is MKFVCALLFTLNLLTVLPAEEHSFLNNGVTAHRGNSVAWPENTIPAFESGILAGADWLELDIFLTKDGKLVVTHDKTTKRVGDQNRNVSDSTYAELKTIDVATDFRRRKQLTRTECPPQRMPLLEEVLLLVKQQHKTRVSLQPKADCVKEAVALVKRLKMEPWVGFNDGNLNFMTQVKQLAPEMPVFWDRGADTDIAADIKIARQRGFEALVLHYSGITPEKVQQIKAAGLEPGAWTVNDPDLMQQLLKQGVERIYTDDPSLLLALKNQ, encoded by the coding sequence ATGAAATTTGTATGCGCGTTGCTGTTCACTCTCAATCTGCTGACGGTACTTCCTGCTGAGGAACATTCCTTTTTAAACAACGGGGTCACCGCCCACCGCGGCAATTCTGTTGCCTGGCCGGAAAACACGATCCCCGCCTTTGAAAGTGGAATCTTAGCGGGTGCAGACTGGCTGGAACTCGACATCTTTCTCACGAAGGACGGCAAGCTGGTCGTCACCCATGACAAGACCACGAAGCGGGTGGGTGATCAGAACCGGAATGTGTCCGATTCCACGTATGCAGAACTGAAAACGATTGACGTCGCTACCGACTTCCGTCGCAGAAAGCAGCTGACCAGAACAGAATGCCCACCCCAGCGGATGCCGTTGCTCGAGGAAGTACTGCTGCTCGTCAAGCAACAGCACAAAACACGTGTTTCGCTGCAGCCCAAGGCCGACTGTGTTAAAGAGGCGGTCGCACTGGTCAAGCGTCTGAAGATGGAGCCCTGGGTCGGCTTCAATGACGGAAACCTGAATTTTATGACCCAGGTCAAACAGCTGGCTCCCGAGATGCCTGTCTTCTGGGATCGTGGTGCGGATACGGATATTGCAGCCGACATCAAGATTGCCAGGCAGCGCGGCTTTGAAGCCCTGGTTCTACATTACAGCGGTATTACTCCAGAAAAAGTCCAGCAGATTAAAGCCGCCGGCCTAGAACCGGGCGCCTGGACTGTCAACGATCCCGATTTGATGCAGCAACTGCTCAAGCAGGGCGTCGAACGCATTTATACCGACGATCCCAGCCTGCTGCTGGCATTGAAAAATCAGTAA
- a CDS encoding DUF1501 domain-containing protein, producing MTVPPLQNELLTELSRRRFFDRMTDGLCGVALSSLLGEQTFGAETHRAQNLPENLQPRRPHFTPRATSVIHLCMQGGPSQVDLFDPKPALKKYHGQTAPRELTGNAVFETDRTGKLMQSPFEFKRHGKSGAWVSNALPHIAQEVDEMTIVRSMYNVHPNHEPAIYKMQSGQTFPGHPVLGSWVTYGLGNENQNLPAYVVLADPTNRLPVNNVDNWMSGYLSPLYQGTRMKSTGSPLLNLAPDYAHAEQVSRNKQQLLKQLDRMHQKQRPGQQELEARIQNYEMAANMQLEATETLDLAQETQETLAMYGIDQQETESFGRRCLLARRLVEKGVRFVQLYTRTQLWDNHSKIANSLQSACGQTDLPVAGLLKDLRQRGLLDSTLVLWGGEFGRLPTAQITNNAQMKLAGRDHGPYGFSAWMAGGGVKRGLVYGSTDEVGYASVENRVSIQDWHATILHLLGMDHERLVYQRNGLGERLTHQFETNVVHDIIA from the coding sequence ATGACCGTTCCCCCGCTACAAAATGAACTGCTGACCGAACTTTCCCGTCGTCGCTTTTTTGATCGCATGACAGACGGTCTGTGTGGCGTTGCGCTGTCTTCCCTGTTGGGTGAGCAGACCTTCGGAGCAGAAACACATCGCGCTCAGAATCTTCCAGAGAACCTGCAGCCACGTCGTCCGCATTTCACTCCCCGCGCCACGTCGGTCATTCATCTCTGCATGCAGGGAGGCCCCAGCCAGGTTGACTTGTTTGATCCCAAGCCCGCCTTGAAGAAATATCACGGACAGACCGCTCCCCGCGAACTGACCGGCAACGCAGTATTCGAAACCGACCGCACCGGGAAACTGATGCAGAGCCCATTTGAATTCAAGCGGCACGGCAAGTCGGGGGCCTGGGTTTCCAATGCGCTGCCGCACATTGCACAGGAAGTGGACGAGATGACGATTGTCCGCTCGATGTACAACGTGCATCCCAACCACGAACCGGCCATTTACAAAATGCAATCCGGCCAGACGTTTCCCGGGCATCCGGTGCTCGGTTCCTGGGTCACCTACGGGCTGGGGAATGAAAATCAGAATCTGCCTGCTTACGTGGTGCTCGCTGATCCCACCAATCGACTGCCTGTCAACAACGTGGACAACTGGATGTCGGGTTACCTTTCGCCCCTCTACCAGGGAACGCGAATGAAATCGACGGGCTCTCCGCTGTTGAACCTGGCTCCCGATTACGCTCACGCCGAGCAGGTCAGTCGCAACAAACAACAGCTGCTCAAACAACTCGACCGCATGCATCAGAAACAACGCCCCGGTCAGCAGGAACTGGAAGCCCGCATACAGAATTACGAGATGGCTGCCAACATGCAGCTCGAAGCGACCGAGACACTCGACCTGGCACAGGAAACGCAGGAAACCCTGGCCATGTATGGCATCGATCAGCAAGAGACCGAAAGTTTCGGCAGACGCTGCCTGCTGGCCCGACGTCTGGTCGAGAAAGGAGTTCGCTTCGTTCAGCTTTATACCCGCACACAACTCTGGGATAACCACTCCAAGATTGCAAATTCCTTGCAGAGTGCCTGTGGCCAGACCGACCTGCCGGTCGCGGGACTGCTCAAAGACCTGCGTCAGCGGGGACTGCTCGATTCGACCCTGGTCCTCTGGGGTGGGGAGTTTGGACGTCTGCCGACGGCCCAGATCACAAATAACGCCCAGATGAAACTCGCCGGCCGCGATCATGGTCCCTACGGTTTCTCAGCCTGGATGGCGGGGGGCGGAGTCAAACGGGGTCTGGTTTACGGCAGCACTGATGAAGTCGGCTACGCTTCCGTAGAGAACCGCGTCAGCATCCAGGACTGGCACGCGACCATTCTGCATCTGCTGGGCATGGATCATGAAAGACTCGTCTACCAGCGCAACGGCCTGGGCGAACGGCTGACGCATCAGTTCGAAACGAATGTCGTCCACGATATCATCGCCTGA